CCTGTCGCTTCTGTGCGGTGTCGCCTGGCTCTACGCCCGATACGGGGTGCAGAACCTGACCACACTGCTCCCGATCCTGCACACCAACCCCGGTTGGACGGTGCGGTCGCTGGTCGTCGCGGCGCTGCTCCTCTTCGTCGGCATTGCCGGCCGCCTGGCCCTGTGGCCGCTTCACGGGTGGGTGACGCAGACCGCCGTGACGGCGCCGCCAGCGGCATCGGCCGTCGCGCAAGCGGTCTGGTCGGTGCTCGCGATCGTCGTCCTCTACCGGGTCATGCCGATCTTCGTCGCGTCCAATGCGCAGACCCTGCAGGCCTGCCTTTACGGGTGCGGAGCGGCCGCCGTCATCGCGCCGCTGCTGGCGCTGTTCGGCAACGAGCCGCGACGCATCATCGGCCTGCTGGGCTCCGGCGTCGCCGCTGTCGGCGCGGCCGTGGTCATCCACGGATTCGAGAACCCCCACTTCACGTTTGCCGTCGCCGGCATCGCATGTGTGCTCGCGGCCGCGCCGGCACGGACGGCCGGGCCGCTCGCCGCCTCGGCCGTGGCCGGCGCCATGCGGACCGACGATCTCGCCGAGATGGGCGACGCGTGGCGCCGCATGCGCGCGAGCGCGGGCGCGATGCTGGTCGCGGGAACGGTCCTGGCGCTGAGCGCATCGGGCGCGCTCGCTTTTGCCGTGAGCTCGCGCTCCAAGCTCGGCATCGCTCTCGGTGAGGCGGTTTTGCTGATCTCCGTCGGCTCGCTGCGCGTCTTCCTCGCGATGGCCATCGGACCGCTCCGGCGGCGGCGGGCATTCGACCCCGACCGCGTGCGCGAGGCTCCGGCCGGCTCACTCGGATGGCCGTACTGGCTCGCTCTGTCGGGGGCGCTGCTCGTCATCGCGTCGCTGCTCGGCGGCTGGCTGGCATTCCTCGACGGGGGCAAGCATTTCGCGCCATCCCCGGGCGCCTATGGGTTGTGGATCGCGCCGGCGGTCGTCGGATTTGCGGCCGCGACCTTCGCCTACGGGCGCCACAAGGACGGCGCGTTGCGCGCCTCGGCCGTCTCCGGCGCCTGGCTGGGCCAGCTCGCGTCGAGCGGGTCGGCGGCGGTCGAGCGCTTCCTGGTCGCTCCGGCGGCCGGCATCGCACGCCGCACCGGCGACTTGATCGCGGCCGGTGACGGCCGTGTCGGAGGCGCCGCGACTGCGTCGGGACGGCTTGCCGTCGCCGCCGGGCGAGCGCCGGCCCTGCCGCTTTTGATCCTGCTCGCGGTGCTGCTCGCGCTCGGTGTGGGCCTGGTGGCGCCGGGTGTATTCAGATGATGCTGCTGAGCATCGCCGCCGCCAACCCTTCGCCCGCGCCCGTGACCGTCCCGGGCGCCGGCATCTTTTCGTCATCGCTCCTCCTGAGCCTGTCGATTTGGGTCCCCGTCGCCGTCGCCGTGGCCATCGCCGCCATGCCCAACCCGCGCGGCCGCTTCGACGTGTTGATGAAGCAGATCGCGTTCTTCACCAACTTCGGCCTGGTCTTCGTCCTGTTCATCGCCTACAGCCAGTTCGAAACCTTCCTGCCCAACATGCAGTACGAGGAGAAGGTCCCATGGCTCACGGCCGTCGGCGCCACCTATCACCTCGGCGTGGATGGGCCCGGGATGACGATGCTCATCCTGTCAGGGCTCATCGGCATCGCCTCTGTGCTCGCGTCACTCGGGGTGCGCGAGCGGGTGCGTGCCTATTTCTGCCTGCTGCTGCTCACACAGGGGGCCATCAACGGCGCGATCGTCGCCAGGGACATGTTCGTGCTCGTGCTCTTCTGGAGCGCCGCTGCCGTTCCCGTCGCGATCCTGATCCTCGGTTGGGGCGGAACGCGCCGGCAGGGCGCCGCCTGGAGGCTGCTGGCCTACTGGGGACTTGGGACCGGCGCGCTCGTGCTGGCGACGATGACGCTGTACGCCGCCGCCGGCGGCACCAGCTTCGACATGGACGTGCTGCTCAAGGCGACGATCAACCCGCGTGTGCAGCTGGCGGCCGGCGTCCTCCTGCTCGTCGCCGCAGCGACCCGTCTCCCGCTGTTTCCCCTCCACGGATGGATTCGCGATGCCTATGCCGAGGCTCCGGTCGGAGTGGCGGTCGTCGTTGCCGGAAGCGCCTCCCGACTTGGCGGCTACCTCCTGCTGCGCACCCTGGTCACCGCCGAGCACGACGCCGCCCACCTGCTGTCTCCCCTGCTCGCCGTCCTCGCCGCCCTGACCGTCGGTTATGCGGGAATCGCCGCGCTCCGATCGAACGACATCAGGCATGCCGCCGCCCACCTGGCGTTGATCCCCGGAGGGATCACCGTCCTCGCGCTCGCCGCCCTGTCCCCGCTGAGCATTGCCGGAGGCGTGCTCTCGTTGTTCTCGGGCGGGCTGGCCGCGGCGCTGATCGTGGGGGCGTGCGCGACCGTGGCGGATCGCGCCCAGTCGCGAAATCTCCTGGTCCTCGGTGGACTGGCGGCGCGGATGCCGAAGCTCGCCTGGCTTCTGGTCCTCGCGTCGCTCGGCGTGCTGGGCGTGCCCCTGCTCGCGAGCTTCCCGGCGGAGCTCATGACGTTTTTCGGCGCCTTCAAAACGCAGCCGGTGGGTGCCTTCGCCGTCGCCGCCGGCCTGGCGGTGGGAGCCGTCGCGCTGGCGGTTCTCCTGCGCCGGGTGCTGTTCGGCTCGCCCGTTCCCGACACCCCCGGGGTGTCCGACGCATCGCTGGGTGAGACCTGGTACTTGGGGCTTCTGGCGGGTGGGCTGCTGTGGGTCGGGTTGTTCCCGGGCGGCCCCAAGCTGCCTGGCACCGACACCCCGCTCTTCGACCCGGGCCTGGTCAACGTGATGAGCGCCGGCCTCACCGAGATCGCGTCGCCTTACACCGGGGCCACACCATGAAGAACCTGGTCCTCGTCCCCGAGGCGCTGGTCGTGGCCGGCGCTGTGCTCCTGCTGCTCGGGGGCCGCCTGGGCCGGCTGTCGCGGTCCTCGCGCCGTTACCTGCCCGCGGGTGCGGCCGCCGTGGCGCTGGGGGCTCTCGCCGTCGAGCTCTGGGCCGGCGCGACGCTGAGCACCTATTTCGGCGGCGCGCTCATCCAGGATCGTTTCGCCCTCTTCGCCAAGGCGGCGGTCCTGCTCACCGTCGCTGTGGCGCTCGCGGCGGCGGATTGGGGCGCCGAGGATTCGCTTTCGATCAGCCTTGCCATGCCGCTGCTGGCGGCTTTCGGGGTCATGGTGGCCGCGTCGGCGGGTGACTTCGTCGCGCTGTGGGCGGGGCTCGAGCTGGCGGCTGCGGCCGGCGTCGTCATGGTCTCGCTGCGCCGGCCCGACCTGGCGCTCCGGCTGCTGCTCGTGGGCGGCGTGGCGAGCGCTTTGGTTCTGATCGGGCTCGCCTTCATCTACGCGACCGCGGGGACCGCCGACCTCGGGCGGATGCGGGAGGTGCTCGTCAACGCCGCGCCGACGTTGCCCCTGGCCATCCCGGTGCTGCTCCTTCTCGGCGGCCTGGCGATCCGCGCCACGCTGGCCCCATTCCAGCTCGCCGGCCTGCGGGCCGGCCTCGGCGCATCACCGCTCGGGGCGGGATTGGTGCTCGGCCTGGTCGC
Above is a genomic segment from bacterium containing:
- a CDS encoding NADH-quinone oxidoreductase subunit M yields the protein MMLLSIAAANPSPAPVTVPGAGIFSSSLLLSLSIWVPVAVAVAIAAMPNPRGRFDVLMKQIAFFTNFGLVFVLFIAYSQFETFLPNMQYEEKVPWLTAVGATYHLGVDGPGMTMLILSGLIGIASVLASLGVRERVRAYFCLLLLTQGAINGAIVARDMFVLVLFWSAAAVPVAILILGWGGTRRQGAAWRLLAYWGLGTGALVLATMTLYAAAGGTSFDMDVLLKATINPRVQLAAGVLLLVAAATRLPLFPLHGWIRDAYAEAPVGVAVVVAGSASRLGGYLLLRTLVTAEHDAAHLLSPLLAVLAALTVGYAGIAALRSNDIRHAAAHLALIPGGITVLALAALSPLSIAGGVLSLFSGGLAAALIVGACATVADRAQSRNLLVLGGLAARMPKLAWLLVLASLGVLGVPLLASFPAELMTFFGAFKTQPVGAFAVAAGLAVGAVALAVLLRRVLFGSPVPDTPGVSDASLGETWYLGLLAGGLLWVGLFPGGPKLPGTDTPLFDPGLVNVMSAGLTEIASPYTGATP